The genomic window CGCCCACGGCGGTGCGGCCCAATTTTGATGGGCCGATCGTGACCTTCGCTGCCGACAGGCGCATGTCGAGATCGGTTGCCGACAATCCACGCAGATCGAATAGCTGCCTGTTCCAGTCGCGCGCTCCACTTGCCAGCCAGCGCACCGTATTGACGTATGGGGTAAAGTCGAGCGCGTCCGCGGCCAGCGTCGCCTGCACGGTTTGCCGGTCACCCTTGCTGTAGGTGATAACACCTTCCGCCGAATTGCCGTCGAGTTCGAGATTGACGTTGGTCAATGCGATCGATTCACCGACGACATTCGTGCGCGCCTTGAGCGCAAAACGCGCAAGCCCGCCGGTGGCGGGCGTATCCTGTCCGGCCCAACGCAAGGCATTGCGCAGGGAAGGACTGTCGGCCGTCAGCGTCCCTTCCATTAAAAGACTGGTCCGGTTTGCCATCGCGCCATCGAACGCGAATTTCAAAGGCGCGCTTGTCACACGAACCTTGATCGCCGACCGGTCGCCGGAGAGAGCCGCGACGAAATCACCAATGTTCAGGCTGCCATCGACGCGCTCACCGCGCCAGTCGAACTGACCGGTCGCAGCGAAGGAGCGCGAAATCGATGGCCATGCCAGCGACAGGTCAACGCCGTCGATAGTCTCGGTGCCGTTGTGAGCATTCTGGAAAGTGAGAATGCCGTCCTTGATGCGGATTTCCGAGAACGAGACGGGACTGTCCACGCCCGGTTTCAACGTGCGTGCCAGCGTTTCAACAATCGGCGTCCAGTTGCTGCGGCCGTCCAAGCTGTGTTTCACGTTCATCTGCGGGTGCAGCAGCGTGACATCCGCAATGTCGTACCGCCCCAACAGGAGGGACGGCAGGCGCAGGTTGGCGGTCAGTTCATCGACCGCAAGTGGCTCATCGGCAAATCCGCTGCCCCGAGTGCTAGTTCCTTTGAGTCCGACCTTATGCAGCCTCACATAGCTGCCGGGAAAAATTGAGATGTCGACATCGCCGTTGACCACAAGATCGAGGCCAGTAGCGGCACGAATCTGCCTCTCCACGGACTGTTGCACGGCGTTCCGGTCGACGAGCCAGGACATAGCGATTAGTCCGATCGACGCGGCCGCAAGCAATGCCGCAATCGGTATCCCCAGGCGTTTTATTCCTTGGGCCATCGTCAATGAAATCATCCGGTAGGGGCGGTGGCTTGATGGCACCGGCAGATTCCCTCCTGCGGCGCGAGCGCAACTTGATGGCTTTTCTTGACGCTTTCAAGGCCGTTAGTTAGTGGCCCAAAGGCCGCGTCATCCCCTATAACTAAAGGCCCTGGTGGAGCGGATTTGACGTTCGCGCCCCTTTTCGCCGCGAATTGGTAATGCGAACCTCAAATCCAAAAGCTCCACTAGAATTATATATTTGCTGGTGGTCCTTCGATTCTAACGTTCGCAGGAGTGCCTGACGAGACCGGATGGAATCGGACCACTAGCCAGCCCGCGATTGACGTTTCTCGAAGATTTCGCCTAATAATCGCCTACACCCCGGCGGGCTCTGCCGCTTTCCCTCGATCAGGTTACATCACAATGAACAAGGTCTTCCCCGACGCGAAATCCGCGCTCGAAGGTGTTCTCAAGGACGGCATGATGCTCATGTCAGGCGGCTTCGGACTTTGCGGTATCGCCGAGGTCCTCTCGGATGCGCTGCGTGAATCTGGCGTCAAGAATCTGACGGTTGTTTCCAACAATGCGGGCGTTGACGGCATCGGACTGAGCCGGCTGCTGGAAACCCGGCAAATCAAGAAGATGATCTCGTCCTATGTCGGCGAGAACAAGCTGTTCGCGCAGCAGTACCTAGCCGGTGAATTGGAACTCGAATTCAATCCGCAGGGAACGCTCGCCGAGCGTATCCGCGCAGGCGGCGCGGGCATTCCCGCATTCTACACCAAGACCGGCGTCGGCACTCTGATTGCGGAAGGCAAGGAGGTCCGCGAATTCAACGGCGAAAAGTACATCATGGAAACCGGCCTCGTTGCCGATCTCGCCATTGTGCACGCCTGGAAGGGCGACACCGCAGGCAACCTCGTTTACCGCAAAACCGCCCGCAACTTTAACCCGATGATGGCGACTGCCGCCAAGGTGACGATCGCTGAGGTCGAGCATCTTGTGCCTGCCGGCGAAATCGATCCGGACCACATCCATACGCCCGGCATTTTCGTGCAGCGCATTGTTGCGGTCGATCCGAAGCTGAAGCGCATCGAGCAGCGCACCACGCGCAAGCGCGCCTAACTCATTCCCGACAGGAGAGCACCATGGCCTGGACTCGTGAACAGATGGCTGCCCGCGCCGCGAAAGAATTGCGCGATGGCTATTACGTCAATCTCGGCATCGGCATTCCGACGCTGGTGTCAAACTACATTCCGGAAGGCGTAGACGTTCAGCTGCAGAGCGAGAACGGCATGCTCGGCATGGGACCCTTCCCTTACGAGGGCGAGGAAGATCCGGACCTGATCAATGCCGGCAAGCAGACTGTCACGGAACTGCCGACCACCAGTTATTTCTCCAGCGCGGACTCGTTCGCGATGGTTCGCGGGGGTCACATCGATCTGTCCATTCTTGGCGCCATGCAGGTGGCTGAGAACGGCGATCTCGCCAACTGGATGATCCCAGGCAAGATGGTCAAGGGCATGGGCGGTGCGATGGACCTCGTCGCTGGCGTCAAGCGCGTCGTCGTGGTCATGGAGCACTCGGCCAAGGATGGTCCGAAGCTCTTGCATCGTTGCAATCTGCCGCTGACCGGTGAGGGTGTGGTCGACATGGTGGTGACCGATCTTGCGGTCTTCACCATCGACAAACACGGCAAAGACGGTATGGCGCTGATCGAGCTCGCCGATGGCGTCACGCTCGATGAAGTGAAGGCGAAGACGGAAGCCAACTTCCGCGTCGCGCTGAAGAACGCCTAAAGCTCTGTATTGCTGCGTCGGTCAGCTTAGCTGACCGACGCCCACAGAAAGATCAGGGTGGCTAGTGCACCAAGCGCAGTTCGTCCCGCGTGCAGCGTGGCCCACCTCTCGATCAAAATCCGGGCGTCAGGACCGACACTTGCCGGGTCCATATCCATAAGCTTCTGATTGGTCGGCATGATCGCCAGGAGCGTGTAAGGCCAGTTGGCCACGAGAGCGATGGCGCCAAGCAGCCAGAGCCACTCCGCAGTCTGCCACCACGCCACGACCCCCAGCGCAAAGCCAATGATCGCCAGCGGCGCCTGCATGGCAAAGCCGCGCTTGTAGGATGGCTTCCACTCAGTCAGGAGTGCGCGGTCATCAAGGGTTAGGCGTGCCGGCTGCTCCACGACGCTGACATACATGGCTGCGCCCGTGAAAACCGCTGAGACGATCAACGCTAGCTGGCCTGCGAGCATATCGGCTCTCCGAGATGAAGACTGCTGGACGTAGCTGCACGACAGTTGACGGCGTTAGCAAATTGTCAGGCCGGTCCTTTCGGCATATCTGAAAACCGCGTTAGCCATGCGACGGGACCGATGCTGGCTGCCACGATCAGCAGTGCGGCAAATGCGCCTTCCTCGAAACTGCCGCGGCTGGCGTACTGGTAGATGGAGGTCGAGAGCGTTTCGACATTCATCGGCCGTAACAACAACGTTGCCGGTAATTCCTTCAGGCAATCGACGAATACGATGATGACAGCACCGAACATGGCCGGCCGCAATAGTGGGATGTGGATCCGCCGCATCGATGTGATCTGCCCGGCGCCGACGCTGCGGGCGCTGTCGTCGTAATCGAGGGGGATTCGCTCGAAGCCAGCCTTGATGAAACCGGTCGGGACGGCCAGAAATCTGATCACGTAGGCGCTCACCACAGCGGCGCCAGAGCCCATCAAGACAAGGCCCGGCAACGCGTTTCCGATCCAGCCGGCAAGCGTGTTCAATCCATTGTCGACAGCAAGTAAGGGGGGCAGCAGACCGAGCGCCAGCACGAGTCCCGGCAAGGCGTAACCCATCTGCGTGATGTTTGCCGATACCGATTTCCATGCCTGCGGTTGCCAGCGATTGGCAAGGATCGTGGCAAGCCCAAGAAGCAAAGCGATCAGCGTGGCAAGGGTTGCGAACGCCACTGAACTGAACGCGTCGTGCCACACTGTCGTTTCAAAATTCCCGAATGATCCGCGACGTATGCTCTGATGAACGAGAAATAGCAGCGGCACAAAGAATCCGACCACGACAGGAATGAAGCATGCGACGCAGGCCAACCAGCCGCCCACGCCTGAAAGGGGTGTCCGGGCCGTCAGTCTTGGGCTCTCTGACGAAAACTCATTATTGGCGTGGCGCCGCCCGTAACGTTCGAGCGCGATCAACGCAGAAACGATGGCGAGCACGAAACAAGAAAGCTGCGCCGCGCCCGAGAGGCTGCCGCGGTTGAGCCAGGTGTTGAAGATCGACACCGTAAGTGTGCGCACGCCGAGATATTCGCTGGCGCCGATGTCATTGAGCGTTTCGAGGGCAACTAGCGCAAGCCCAACCGCGAGGGCCGGGCGCGCCATGGGCAATGAGACACGCCAGAAGATACTCCAGCGGCCAGCTCCGAGGGTTTGGGCGGCCTCGGAGAACTCGGCGCTCTGCAATTGAAACATCGCCCGCGCAGACAGATAAACATAAGGATAAAGCACGAGACCGATGATGAAGATTGCACCGGGCAAGGATCGCAGGTTGGGCAAAGCGGCGACGGCATCCTGGGCAGGTTGCCCCAGGCTCAGCATCCGATGTACGAGGCCCAGCGGTTCGAACATGTCCACGTAGACATAAGCCGCGATGTAGGTTGGAATCGCAAGCGGCAGCGGCATCAGCCAGAGCAACGTGCTGCGTCCGGGAAATTCATGCAGTGAGATCAGCCATGCGGTGCCCGCACCGATGATGAGCGTGACCAATCCGACACCGAACAGCAGCAGCGTCGTATCGCGCAGGGCGAAGGGCAGTACATAGTTGAGCAGATGTGGCCACAGGTCGGCCGCGGGCTGCAGCGCCAGTATCACGATGGCAATCACTGGAGTTGCGACGAGCAAGGAGGCAAACACGGCCAGTGAGAGAACAACTGACCCTGAAATTTGCATCGACGTTATGCGAAAGCGTCTTGGTCTTGGATCTAAATTGAGAGGAAGCTCTGCGGACGATGCGCTCTGCGCTTCCCGCTTGGTATCGGCCTTGCGCTGTGCGCGTGGAGACGTGAAGAAAGAGAATGCATCGCCCATCGCTACACCCGGACGATAACGCGATTAGTTGTCGAAGCCGACCTTGTCCACCAGCGTCGCAGCGGCCTTACGGCTCGCCGCAATCTTCGTAATGGACAGGGTATCTGCATTCAGCTTGCCGTAACTTGCGATGGTCGGATTGACGGTGACGCCCGCGCGGACGGGATATTCGTAATTGGCATCGGCATAAAGTTGCTGCGCCTTTTCGCCCGCCAGCCATTCGATCAGTTTGACGCCATTGGCTCTGTTGGGTGCGTTCTTCGCCAGCAATACGCCGGACAGGTTCACGTGGGTGCCATCGCCAGCGAATGTGGGAAGGATCACGCGCGTTGCTTCCGCCCAGGACTTTTTATCGGGATCATTGTTCATCATCAGCGCCCAATAATAGGTGTTGCCGATGCCGAGATCGCATTTCCCCGCCGCAACATCGCGCGCGGTTTCGCGATCCCCGCCGGATGGCTTTTGCGCCAGGTTGGCCTTGAGGCCGCGCAGCCATTCTTCTGCTTTCGCTTCGCCGTGGCGAGCGACATAGGCCGCGAACAATGCGTTGTTGTAGATGTGCTGGCCGGAGCGAATACAGATCTTACCTTTCCATTTCGGGTCCGCGAGCTCTTCGTAAGTGATCGCGCCCTGTTTGACGCGATCCTTTGAGGCATAGATCACGCGCGCGCGCATGGAGATGCCGGCCCAGTGACCGTCGGGGTCGCGATATTGCGCAGGCACAATCTTATCGATGACCTCCGATTTGATTGGCTGTGTGACCCCTGCCTGGACGGCCTCATCGATGCGACCGATATCCACCGTCAGCAGCACGTCGGCAGGACTGTTTGCACCCTCAGCCTTTATGCGCTGTTCAAGACCGGAACTGGCCGATACAACGTTGACTTTGATGCCAGTGTCTTTCGTGAATGCGTCGAAAAGCGGCTGCACTAGCTTGGTTTCGCGGTACGTATAGACATTTACTTCACCCGATTGAGCGACCGCGGATGCGTTCAAGGTGGTTGCTGATGCGATAGCCGTTGCAACGGCGAGAATACGAATACGGGACATGGTGCAGTTCCGGCAACGTTGACGCGCAGCGCCGTTCAATCTTGCGAATACGCTGCGATGCTAGTGTTCCGAATCCAAAGTTTGCCTCACCGTGCAGCGCGCTCCGTAGCGAACTTTGGATTCCAGAGGACATTAGTAAACTTATGATCCTAGTGTGGTAGTTTAGAAGTTCGCTGCAAGGACTCGCGGGAAAGATAGAGCGAACTTCTGAACTACCACACTAGCGGTGTCTAACGCAGCCGCGCTTGCGCGCTCCCGTGACGCAGTGTCGCGAAATCGTCTTTTTAGAGCGATTCCAAGAAGGTGCTAGGCGATCGCGCTCGCGTGGGAAAATACGACTTCGATCAACGTGCCGGAATGAGGCGCTGTCTTGATGTAGAATTTTGCCCGATTGGCTTCGACGAGAGCTTTCGTCAGCGAAAGGTTCATCGTGGAATTGTCGGCCGTCTCGTCCATCGCAAGGGGCGTGCGGAACGGCGCCATTGCAGCCGCGATTTCGCTGTCGTTGAGCCCCTGACCGGTGTCGCGAACGCGCAGCACGATATCACCGAAGTCGGTTGTGGCGGTGGAGACGATCACCTGTCCGCCGGCGTTGGCGAGATGGATCGAATTTCCGATCAAGTTGAGTGCAATCTGTCGCAGCGCACGTGCGTCGGCTTTGACGGGGGGGAGCGCATGAGCGAGAGAAGTTCGGATAATGATGCGCTCGCGGTTGGCTTGCGGCTGCATCACCGAGACACATTGCTCGACCAAACTGTTCAGATCCTGATTGGTGAATGACAGCTCCATCTTGCCGGATTCGATCCGTGACAGATCGAGCAGGTCGTCGATAATCGCCATCACGCGCTGGCCGGAAGCGCGAATGTCTTTCATGTATTCGACGTAACGTTCGTTGCCAAGCGCACCAAAACGTTCCTCGATCATGACGTCGGCAAAGCCGATGATCGCGTTCAGCGGAGTGCGGACTTCATGGCTGATCTTGCTCAGAATGTCCGATTTTGCGGTGGCGGACCGCTCTATCTGCCGACGGGCCTGCACCAATTCGCCTTCGTTTTTCTTCATTTGCGACAGGTCGCGGAAGATCGCGAAGAAGCGTGCGCCATCCGGCCGGGTTCGTCCCATTGTGATCGACAGCGGAATGATGCCGCCGTCGCGCACGCGGCCGAGCACGTCGCGGCCATGGTCGAGCAGGCTCGCAACGCTCGTGCCCTTGACGCTCTCGAGATAATCAAGCACGCCGCGCTGGCTTTCCGGCGCGAATAGATCAATCAAATTGAGCGCCGTCATCTGACTGTCGTCGCGGCCGAACAGGGCTTCAGCGCTGCGGTTGCAGGAGACGACACGGCCCAGGCTGTCGAACATCACGATGCCTTCAGCCGTGGTGTCGAGGATTGTGCTCAACTCCTCGGCCAGTGTGGAGTCGTCGGTCGGTAAAGCTGGAGTAGGTTCCACCACTGGAGGGGTTGGTTCGACAGACGTGCCGGAAAACATCAGTGCATGCGCCGGCTCGCCATCCCAGGAAATCGCAAACAATGTTGCGTCTGCCCCCCTGCCGCCGTTCTTCGCCGCGGAGATGATCACCGGTGTTCCGGTTTCCGAGGAATTGCTTGTTGCCGGTGCGCCGGGTTCGACGAAGAGTGCGTCGAGGCCGCCGGCCTCGCTGAGCGCATGCAGGCTGTCGTATCCTGTCGCGTCGAGAAAAGCGCGATTGCAGTAGATCAGCCGATCCAGCCGATAGACCAGTACGCCAACCGGCAGGCGGTCGAGGAATTGCGAATCCTGCATCGCATCGGCGCGTGGCGATGGAGGCTCCGGCTGCAGGAATGCCACAGAGGGTTCTGTTGCGAGCACAGGTTCGGCTTCAGGTTGAACCGACGTGTCTGGAGGCGGTGGTGGTGCTGGCTCAACGACATCCGCGGGTTCGCTCGCGCCTTCAAGCCGCGCAGACAAGCGCCGCGCGAGTTCGTCGAATGCACTGCTCTCGCCTGGCGTGAGCGTCGGCGTCTTCGGCTCGTTGGGTGACCGGAACGGCAAAACGTTTTTGGGTGTTTCGTCCACGATTGGATCCGGTTCTGTGTGTGGTGGCGTGTCGTTTGTACTGACAAGGGAGAGCTGTGCGTCTGCAGCCGATGATGCATCAGGGGCCGACGCGCCCGAGGGCGCAGTCGCCGGCGGCGAAGGGGAGTATAACACGTCATCCCGCCGCTGTGCGGCCAGCCGGTCCAACCCCTCCAGGTCGCGGCAGACGCCAAACCCGCGGTAGCCTGTGAAATTGCGTTGCCGGTCATAGAGTGGCAAGCCGGAAAGCTCGACCGGCAGGCGCGTACCGACACCGTCGGCGGGCCAGTGCACAACGATGCCGCTCCAGGTGTCGTGCGTGGCAATGGCTGCTGCCACACGTCCCTCCGGGTCGAGGCCCAGAGTGTCTGCGATCTCACTCCACAGTCGTCCGAAAGCGGCGGCAGTGCGCGCGCCGATCAGACGCGTAAATTCGTCGGAACCCAACGAAAAGCGGCCATCTTGATCTACCTGCCACATGAAGCGCAGTGGATGTCTGCGCGCATGAACAACCGGCTGGATGTCGATCTGTGACAATGTCGCTGACACGTGACCCATATCCGCCGCGGGGGGCATGGGCGTTTGTTGCGAGGTGTTCGGCGGCGCATCCTGCGTCGTGATGACAGGAACATCCGCTTCGCCGCTCAATGCCCCAGAGGCTGGCGCATCCGCTTCAGACATTTCGATAGGAAGGACATCGGCCGCGGGTTCATCCGTTGCAGCCACGTTGTCCGGCTTGTGCTCGGCTACCGGTTCTTCAGTAATCTTATGTTGCGCGACCACTGACGATGCACTGTCGCCGGCCCACAGTTCGATAGCAGGGTGAGACTCGGCTGCTGTCTGATCGTTGGCAGTGGCTGTATTGCCTTCCGAATCGGACTCTGCCGCGTGGTCGACATGAACGGGATCTACCGGTGGTTCGCAGATAGCCGCCGCGCTTTCATCTGAGGAGGCGACGATAGCCTGTTGCGTGATGTCGTCAGCAATTGGAGAGCCGGTTTCGACAACGGGTTCGGCCCTTTCAGCGACCTTGGTCGTTGTGTCCGAGGCCTGAAGCTTCTCGTCTTCCGGAACAATCCGGGTCGCGGGAATAACCACCGGGGGCGCTGTGGTTTGTCGACGTGGCACAATCACGGCGTCGATCACCCCGATCAATGCCATCTCAGCCTGCGTGCCCACGCGATGGACAGCGACGCGGCCGAACTCCATCTGCACCAGAGACTGTCCATCAGCTATCGCGGCGTCGCGGGCTTTATCGAGACCATCGCCGGATAAATCGTTGAATACCGCTGTGAAGTTTTTTGCGGCTTCGTTTGACCCGGCAAACGTACCGTCCTGTGTGAACGCCATTGCCGGCTTGGGGAGGCTGTCGATCAGGCGGGCGAGGCGCTCGTTCAATGGCATCGACGGCCCGGCGGATTCCACAGCCACGACGAGGACACCCGTCGTGCCGTCAGCCAGCGTAAGTCGCGCGCAGGCACATGTCAGCAGCCGGCCGAGCGGCGCGCCAAAACCGCGCAGGCGCTCGAGCCTGGTCGCGCCGGTGGGGGATAGCCGGGCAGCGAGCTGCGCAACCTGACGCCGGTGCTGGTCTGCCGGGCCGATCATCCTCACGGCAAGCTCGGCAGAGTTCTTCGCGCGGAAGACTTTCGCGGCCACAGGATTCGCCCACAGCACGCGCGTGCCGTTTGTCGCCCAGAACCATGCGGGCATGCTGCCGGTCGCGTGAACCGCCAGACGCGGATCGCGGACCCCTTGCAGTTGAAAACTCGCACCACTCATTCTTTAGACGACCCGGAGACCGGGCTCTTTACTCGCTTACGGCGCCGGATACCGGCGATGGCCGGATCGGACAGGGTTAACAGATCATTAGTATGGCGTGACCTGCAGGAGGTCCACGGTCTGCGGCCACGCTACCATTCCAAACCCGTGATAACCTTAATTCATGCGAATTGCTGGACCTTGATGCCCGGCGCGGCGTTGAGAGGTGTTGCAAAAGAAATTCAAAGGCTCACGATGGCGGCCCTAGTGTCCCGAATCCGAAGTTCGCCTCATAGTGCAGCGCACCTCATAGCGAACTTCGGATTCGAAAGAACACTAGGAAACTATGATTCCAGTGTGGTTCAGGTTCAGAAGTTCGCTTGAAGAACGCGCGGAGAAATCAAGCGAACTTCTGAACCACCACACCAGGATTTCGATGTGCTGCGTCATATCCGCGATGCGGCCGGGCAATATGATGGATCAACAGGGACACGGGGCCGCCGTTGGCCACCGGTTGTGGAAGCAGGGAGGGTGGACCATGGAGACCGACCGTTTCGAGATTCCGAAGGAAATGCGCACGATGGCGGAAGCCAGCTTCGAGCAGGCCCGCAAGGCATTCGAGACCTTCATTGGCAGCGCTCAGCAGACTGCAGAGGCGATCGGGGGAAAGGGAGATGCTGCCCGCGCCAGCGCGAAGGATATCAGTGCCAAGGCGATCGCCTTTGCGGAGAAGAATGTGCAGGCGTCGCTGGCTTATGCAGAGCAGCTCATCCATGCCAAGGACCTGACTGAAGTCATGCGACTCCACACCGAGTACGTGCAGGCGCAGATGCGTGCCTTGGCCGAGCAGGCCAGTGAAATGGGCCAGACCGTCACCCGCGCTGCGATGGACGTGACAAAACCCAAGTAAAAAACCAAGCGAGCAGAGATGGTTAAGGCCTGCTAACCGTCCTAGTGTCCAGATCCCGAAGTTCGCACAGGCCTGCGGCTTGCTCGGATGCGAACCCACACGCGTGACCCAGTCGTCCGCTGGGTTCCGGGGTGCAATATTTATTGCGACGCACAATCTCGCTGTTATACTGGTTCTAAGTGCTGGACCCGATGGGCAACCCGGCAGCCCATCGTGACGGTGATATATTACCTCCTGTTGGGTCAGCGGTTCTGAGTTCAACGAGAGGAATATCTCCATGAGTGCGAACGATCCGTTTTCTACCGTCGTCCCGTTCCAGGTTCCGGAGCAGGTGCGTGCCTTCGCCGAGAAGGGCGTCTCCCAGGCTCGTGAGGGCTACCAGAAGCTCAAGGAAGCGGCGGAATCCAACAACGGTGCGATCGAGGCTGCTTATACATCGGCCACCAAGGGCGCCGGCGACTTCACCGCGAAGGTGATTGAAATCGCCAAGACCAACACCGAATCGGCTTTCGATTTTGCGCAGGCGCTGCTCGGCGTGAAGTCTCTGCCGGAGGCCTTTGAGCTGGTGAATAGCCACGCGCGCAAGCAGTTCGAAACCCTGACCGCGCAGTCCAAGGATCTCGCCGACATCACTCAGAAAGTTGCCACCGAGACTGTTGAGCCGATCAAGGCCGGTGCTGCCAAGGCTTTCAAAACGGTTGCTTGATTAGCGATCTTATCCACAACAGTTCAAAGCCCGGATTTTTTGATCCGGGCTTTTGTTTGGGCCATCACTGGTCTTGCCAAAGCCGGGCATTACACCTAGTTTCCGGCCCATTCGAGCGTCCCTGTTGAAAGGCACGCCGGGCTGGAGCAAACTGTCAGCCCGACTGAAAATGCAGTTGTAGCTCAGCTGGTTAGAGCGCCGGATTGTGGATCCGGAGGTCGGTGGTTCGATCCCACCCAACTGTACCACTCTTCCCCTCTGATGTTCGGAACGCGCTAGGCCGAGTTGGCACTAGGCTGTCTTGGCCTGAAGAAAGCGCTCTTCATGGCTGGCTTCGATGTCGGTGTTTTCACCGTGCGTGACCGCTCGGAATTGGCCGATCGCGGCGGGACGGCCCACCAGATAGCCTTGAACTTCATTGCAAAGCTCGGCCTGCAGAAACTCCAGCTCTGCCGGTGTCTCGACGCCTTCTGCGAGAACGGGCAGGCCAAGTCCGCGCCCAAGGCCGAGCACCGCTCGCACGATGGTGGCGGCTTGCTCGTTGGTGTTCACCGACTTGATGAATGAGCCGTCGATCTTGATCTTGTCGAACGGGAAGGCGCGCAGGTTCGAGAGCGACGAATACCCCGTGCCGAAATCATCCATGGCAATATGCACGCCGAGCGCCTTGATGCGGCGCAATGTCGTGAGCGCGCGGTTGAGATCGCGGATCAGCGCAGTTTCAGTGATTTCCAGTTCAAGCCTGTTTGGCGCAAGTCCGGTTTCGAGCAGCACTTCATGCACGAGTTGCACGAAGTGTTCGTTGTAGATCTGCACCGCGGACACATTGACTGCGATCGTCAGTGGCTGCGACCAGCTCGCGGCCTGCTTGCAGGCTTCGCGCAGCACCCATTCGCCGATGCCGAGGATGGCTCCGGATTCCTCCGCGATGGGGATGAACACGACCGGTGAAATCCAGCCGCGGGTGCGGTGCTTCCAACGTAGCAGCGCTTCGAAGCCGACGATGATCTTCGTCTCGATATCTTCTTGCGGTTGGTAGACCAGCGAGAGCTCTCCTTGGGCGACGGCCTGACGCAGATCATGCTCAAGCATTCTGCGGTCGCGCACGGCAGCGCCCATACCAGCCTCGAAGAAGCGGTAAGTGGCGCGGCCTTCGGTTTTAGCACGATAGAGTGCGGTGTCCGCGTGGTTGAGCAGCGTTTCCCGATCACCCGCATCGTCCGGGCAGATCGCGATGCCGATGCTGCACGAAATGACGTCGTTCTCTGAGCCGTCACCTTCCGGTTTCAGGGTATCGAGGATTTTTTCGGCAAGCTTACCGGCGGCAGTCGGGCTGGTGAGCTCGGGAATAAGGACTGCGAATTCGTCACCGCCGAGACGAGCTACCATACACTTGGAATCGAGAATCTTTGTCACGCGGGACGCAACGTGTTGCAGCACCTTGTCGCCGGCCGCATGGCCGAACAGGTCGTTGACCTCCTTGAATCTGTCGAGATCGAAGCACAGCACGGCTAACTTCTGACCGTTCTCCAGCGCGACTGCAATTTCCTGATCAAGGCGTGCATGGAAGTTGGCGCGATTGGGAAGCGATGTCAGCGCATCATGGTGTGCGAGATATAGAATGTGCTGTTCGGCTTCCTTACGTGCCTGAAGGTTGCGGACGGCGATCACGTGATGGGCGCGTCCGGCAAAATCAATGGATCTCAGGATCAATTCGACTGGGATCGTTGCGCCGTCGATGTGACGAAGGTTGGCCTCGATAGGCTGGTCTGGATGAGCGAACAGCTTTGCGCGGGCGCTTTCATCCGGCACATAGTCTTCGAGTTTGGTGCCGACGAGTTTCTCCGAGGATGATCCGACAAGTTG from Nitrobacteraceae bacterium AZCC 1564 includes these protein-coding regions:
- a CDS encoding phasin (product_source=TIGR01985; cath_funfam=3.40.50.2300; cog=COG5490; pfam=PF09361; superfamily=53335; tigrfam=TIGR01985), producing the protein MCCVISAMRPGNMMDQQGHGAAVGHRLWKQGGWTMETDRFEIPKEMRTMAEASFEQARKAFETFIGSAQQTAEAIGGKGDAARASAKDISAKAIAFAEKNVQASLAYAEQLIHAKDLTEVMRLHTEYVQAQMRALAEQASEMGQTVTRAAMDVTKPK
- a CDS encoding phasin (product_source=TIGR01985; cog=COG5490; pfam=PF09361; tigrfam=TIGR01985); the encoded protein is MSANDPFSTVVPFQVPEQVRAFAEKGVSQAREGYQKLKEAAESNNGAIEAAYTSATKGAGDFTAKVIEIAKTNTESAFDFAQALLGVKSLPEAFELVNSHARKQFETLTAQSKDLADITQKVATETVEPIKAGAAKAFKTVA
- a CDS encoding PAS domain S-box-containing protein (product_source=TIGR00229; cath_funfam=1.10.287.130,3.30.450.20,3.30.565.10; cog=COG0642; pfam=PF00512,PF00989,PF02518,PF13188; smart=SM00091,SM00388; superfamily=55785,55874; tigrfam=TIGR00229), whose product is MSGASFQLQGVRDPRLAVHATGSMPAWFWATNGTRVLWANPVAAKVFRAKNSAELAVRMIGPADQHRRQVAQLAARLSPTGATRLERLRGFGAPLGRLLTCACARLTLADGTTGVLVVAVESAGPSMPLNERLARLIDSLPKPAMAFTQDGTFAGSNEAAKNFTAVFNDLSGDGLDKARDAAIADGQSLVQMEFGRVAVHRVGTQAEMALIGVIDAVIVPRRQTTAPPVVIPATRIVPEDEKLQASDTTTKVAERAEPVVETGSPIADDITQQAIVASSDESAAAICEPPVDPVHVDHAAESDSEGNTATANDQTAAESHPAIELWAGDSASSVVAQHKITEEPVAEHKPDNVAATDEPAADVLPIEMSEADAPASGALSGEADVPVITTQDAPPNTSQQTPMPPAADMGHVSATLSQIDIQPVVHARRHPLRFMWQVDQDGRFSLGSDEFTRLIGARTAAAFGRLWSEIADTLGLDPEGRVAAAIATHDTWSGIVVHWPADGVGTRLPVELSGLPLYDRQRNFTGYRGFGVCRDLEGLDRLAAQRRDDVLYSPSPPATAPSGASAPDASSAADAQLSLVSTNDTPPHTEPDPIVDETPKNVLPFRSPNEPKTPTLTPGESSAFDELARRLSARLEGASEPADVVEPAPPPPPDTSVQPEAEPVLATEPSVAFLQPEPPSPRADAMQDSQFLDRLPVGVLVYRLDRLIYCNRAFLDATGYDSLHALSEAGGLDALFVEPGAPATSNSSETGTPVIISAAKNGGRGADATLFAISWDGEPAHALMFSGTSVEPTPPVVEPTPALPTDDSTLAEELSTILDTTAEGIVMFDSLGRVVSCNRSAEALFGRDDSQMTALNLIDLFAPESQRGVLDYLESVKGTSVASLLDHGRDVLGRVRDGGIIPLSITMGRTRPDGARFFAIFRDLSQMKKNEGELVQARRQIERSATAKSDILSKISHEVRTPLNAIIGFADVMIEERFGALGNERYVEYMKDIRASGQRVMAIIDDLLDLSRIESGKMELSFTNQDLNSLVEQCVSVMQPQANRERIIIRTSLAHALPPVKADARALRQIALNLIGNSIHLANAGGQVIVSTATTDFGDIVLRVRDTGQGLNDSEIAAAMAPFRTPLAMDETADNSTMNLSLTKALVEANRAKFYIKTAPHSGTLIEVVFSHASAIA